The Alkalinema sp. FACHB-956 genome contains a region encoding:
- a CDS encoding DUF1998 domain-containing protein, whose protein sequence is MTQANYKYRVGELRPSQILFSYGVGAVVDLPNLSVMVLGLEDWADRYGIEVAEERLLTAVRRELGKQVKQLKSPPMSLQEDSGGFNPFDEAARIGIPVAPFPAWMVCPYCHFLAPLQGGYFELKSNPYRPQESHYIHKNCRKPGKPPKVIPARFLVACEHGHLDDFPWLYFVHRGNTNCRGPLRLEEYGISGTAADIVVKCEGEGCGASPRRLSDAFGEQGKKTMPRCRGRHPHLRSFDDRCDQQMRGILLGASNSWFGISLSALSIPTASNKLGELVGEYWTRLSKATSTEVLKILLDAFQAGGELQEFAKYSIDDIWQEIQRRQAGSSESDTTHDLKTPEWEVFSTADSSKNTKDFQLRPVLPPQGFEKWFTQVVLVERLREVQSLIGFTRIQSPGDFEDAGEIPEEYRVRLSRSAPQWVPTTEVKGEGIFLQFDESSLDHWEQRSAVREHQKQTWEAHKRWCQSRGLDPLKIRFPGIRHMLIHSFSHVLMRQLAIECGYNAASLRERLYSKPVNDEDGPQAGLLIYTAAPDSEGTLGGLVSLGEPAILGHHIAQALEQTRLCASDPLCAEHDPLQGNACLHWAACHACLFSPETSCERGNKFLDRSLLVPTLHRQQLAFFQ, encoded by the coding sequence ATGACCCAGGCAAACTATAAGTACCGTGTTGGGGAACTTCGCCCCAGTCAAATTCTCTTCTCCTATGGGGTTGGGGCAGTGGTTGACCTCCCAAACCTTTCTGTCATGGTGCTGGGATTGGAGGATTGGGCTGATCGCTATGGCATTGAGGTTGCCGAGGAACGGCTTCTGACAGCAGTGCGACGAGAGTTAGGCAAGCAGGTCAAGCAACTAAAATCTCCTCCCATGTCTTTGCAGGAGGACTCTGGTGGCTTTAATCCCTTTGATGAAGCCGCTCGGATTGGAATTCCCGTAGCGCCCTTTCCAGCTTGGATGGTTTGTCCCTACTGTCATTTTCTGGCTCCCTTACAGGGGGGATATTTTGAACTCAAGTCCAATCCCTACCGTCCTCAAGAAAGCCATTACATCCACAAAAATTGCCGCAAACCAGGGAAACCTCCCAAGGTGATACCCGCTCGCTTTCTGGTCGCTTGTGAACATGGGCACTTAGATGATTTTCCCTGGCTTTACTTTGTCCATCGCGGTAATACGAACTGCCGGGGACCTTTGCGGCTGGAGGAATACGGGATTTCGGGGACAGCGGCTGATATTGTGGTCAAGTGCGAAGGTGAGGGCTGTGGCGCTTCACCCCGTCGATTATCAGATGCCTTTGGAGAACAAGGTAAAAAAACAATGCCTCGCTGTCGGGGACGGCATCCCCATCTTCGTAGCTTTGACGATCGCTGTGACCAACAAATGCGAGGGATTTTGCTCGGTGCTTCTAATAGCTGGTTTGGTATTAGCTTGTCTGCGCTCTCGATTCCGACTGCGTCTAATAAACTGGGCGAGTTGGTGGGTGAATATTGGACCCGGTTGAGTAAGGCAACCAGTACTGAAGTTCTAAAAATCTTGCTGGATGCATTTCAAGCAGGAGGCGAACTTCAAGAATTCGCCAAATACTCGATTGATGATATTTGGCAAGAAATCCAAAGGCGGCAAGCAGGAAGCTCAGAGAGTGACACAACCCATGACTTAAAGACTCCAGAGTGGGAAGTTTTCTCCACGGCAGACTCCAGCAAAAATACGAAAGATTTTCAGCTTCGTCCAGTTCTACCGCCTCAAGGCTTTGAGAAATGGTTTACTCAAGTTGTTTTAGTGGAACGCCTCCGGGAGGTTCAATCCCTGATCGGCTTCACTCGGATTCAATCTCCCGGTGATTTTGAAGACGCTGGAGAAATCCCAGAGGAGTATCGAGTCAGGCTGAGCCGAAGCGCTCCACAATGGGTTCCAACTACCGAAGTGAAAGGAGAGGGAATTTTTCTACAGTTCGATGAATCCTCACTCGATCATTGGGAACAGCGATCTGCTGTTAGGGAACACCAGAAACAAACCTGGGAAGCACACAAACGCTGGTGCCAAAGTAGAGGACTTGATCCACTAAAAATCAGATTTCCTGGCATTCGCCATATGCTGATTCACTCCTTCTCCCACGTCTTGATGCGGCAACTGGCGATTGAGTGTGGTTACAATGCAGCCAGTTTGCGTGAAAGGCTCTATTCTAAGCCAGTTAATGACGAAGATGGACCACAAGCAGGACTGTTGATTTATACTGCTGCACCAGATAGTGAAGGCACCCTGGGGGGATTAGTCAGTCTGGGAGAACCTGCAATTTTGGGACACCACATTGCACAAGCGTTAGAGCAAACACGCCTATGCGCCTCTGATCCTCTCTGTGCTGAACACGACCCACTTCAAGGAAATGCCTGTTTACACTGGGCGGCCTGCCATGCCTGTCTATTCAGTCCTGAAACTTCATGTGAAAGAGGGAATAAATTCTTAGACCGATCTCTTCTTGTTCCAACGCTGCATCGTCAACAGTTGGCATTCTTTCAATAA
- the drmC gene encoding DISARM system phospholipase D-like protein DrmC, translated as MNSKLLSSIHRVAKELPPIALNALADFLEESAGSYSEELKARVLSQLPNLNFRRAVLELLEDWHQASTNLDSQSIALALRSTAYAIASAHSALSAEIVWTGPDVSNIPVRKTEQVLKQLIQEAQRELTIVSFAVYKVPDIAEALIAAMDRGVHLRIIAETPEVGEGKVPFGVVAGLGAEVAQRSEVFIWEKSKRPKGKDGKHGSLHMKCAVADGNDLLISSANLTGYALTLNMEMGLLIHSQSLASCVNNHINQLIYQDVFSLLR; from the coding sequence GTGAACTCAAAATTACTCAGTTCAATTCACCGGGTTGCGAAAGAACTACCACCGATTGCATTGAATGCTCTGGCAGACTTTCTGGAAGAATCCGCAGGGTCTTACAGTGAAGAATTGAAAGCTAGGGTACTGAGCCAGTTGCCGAACCTCAATTTTCGGCGGGCTGTGCTTGAGCTTTTGGAGGACTGGCATCAGGCATCAACAAACTTAGATAGCCAGTCTATTGCCTTGGCGTTACGCTCAACCGCCTATGCGATCGCCTCGGCCCACTCTGCGCTTTCTGCCGAAATTGTATGGACAGGTCCTGATGTCTCCAATATCCCAGTTCGGAAAACAGAGCAGGTTCTCAAACAGTTAATTCAAGAAGCCCAACGAGAACTAACGATTGTCAGTTTTGCAGTCTATAAAGTACCCGATATTGCGGAAGCATTGATTGCCGCAATGGATCGAGGAGTACACTTGCGGATCATTGCCGAAACTCCAGAAGTTGGGGAGGGTAAGGTTCCTTTTGGAGTTGTAGCAGGATTGGGAGCAGAAGTCGCCCAGCGATCTGAGGTGTTTATTTGGGAGAAATCTAAACGACCTAAAGGCAAAGACGGCAAACATGGTTCACTTCACATGAAGTGTGCGGTTGCAGACGGCAATGACTTGCTTATTTCCAGTGCCAATTTAACTGGGTATGCTTTAACTCTGAATATGGAAATGGGATTACTTATCCATAGTCAATCTCTAGCCAGTTGTGTTAATAACCATATTAATCAACTCATTTATCAGGACGTTTTTTCATTACTCAGGTAA
- a CDS encoding DUF4058 family protein encodes MLSPFPGMNPYLEQPAFWSSFHTRLMVAIADTVAPQLRPNYYIEVETRTYQDQEEPEEILVGIPDAAVLAARSIDQVEPLRVEPGATLTQKRPRSIFLPQPTTIKERYLEVREVGTDTVITVIEVLSPKNKQKGKGRTAYENKRRRILGSLSNLVEIDLIRAGIPMTMIGEVQPSDYRLIVSRRSQRPQADLYDFDLREPIPSVPLPLRPEDAEPSVELQAIVQGVCDRAGYNERIDYRQPVPPPKLSEADQQWVEALLAPLRGA; translated from the coding sequence ATGCTGTCGCCCTTCCCTGGCATGAATCCCTATCTGGAACAGCCAGCCTTCTGGTCGTCGTTTCACACCCGGCTGATGGTGGCGATCGCGGATACGGTAGCGCCCCAACTGCGCCCCAACTATTACATTGAGGTTGAGACTCGCACCTACCAGGATCAAGAAGAGCCAGAAGAAATTCTCGTGGGGATTCCAGATGCTGCTGTCTTAGCGGCTCGGTCAATCGATCAAGTGGAGCCGTTGCGAGTTGAGCCGGGTGCAACGTTAACTCAGAAACGACCCCGCTCCATTTTCTTACCCCAGCCAACCACGATTAAAGAGCGCTATCTCGAAGTTCGCGAAGTCGGCACAGATACGGTTATTACAGTGATTGAGGTGCTGTCACCCAAAAACAAGCAGAAGGGAAAAGGCAGAACGGCTTATGAAAACAAGCGCAGGCGAATTCTGGGCAGTCTCTCCAATCTGGTTGAAATCGATCTAATCCGGGCGGGCATCCCAATGACGATGATCGGAGAGGTGCAGCCGAGTGATTATCGCCTGATTGTGAGTCGTCGTTCACAACGTCCTCAAGCTGACCTGTATGACTTTGACTTGCGTGAACCCATTCCCAGTGTGCCGCTGCCGCTAAGACCCGAAGATGCGGAACCGTCGGTAGAATTACAGGCAATTGTGCAGGGTGTGTGCGATCGGGCAGGGTATAACGAACGCATCGACTATCGTCAGCCTGTCCCACCGCCCAAGCTATCGGAGGCTGATCAGCAGTGGGTCGAGGCGTTACTTGCACCCCTCCGAGGTGCGTGA
- a CDS encoding tyrosine-type recombinase/integrase, with protein MFSGSEGLPPIRLASAQTSVSPRSTEPTDLRWLRVEEYFQARSLADNTQKAYRRELKRFLAWTDRAWSDLTPRQIAQFKAYLQGQNLSPNSINRALTALMSFFDWFRAAYPEQIAHDPTTAVEMERVPLPPARDLSEIEIAALYLALEERGETEVRDRALLAVLGHGLRAEEVVNLNVADYDGVRLAIREAKDDSTGTVPLSRQAREQLNTYLVQRRSEEGDLLPDAPLFLSCGRNRSGNRLGYQGLYYVVKSLGKIAAEQAQLALEQRQRIEQGELEPDPQDRWGQFKEAELKQILTLLNVHPHQLRHTFATGLLLRGVESLHARTLTRHKSEASFKRYAKRALGAAAERAFYQSIGEEPPQNSELK; from the coding sequence ATGTTTTCTGGTTCAGAAGGGCTACCCCCCATCCGGCTGGCTTCTGCTCAGACTTCAGTTTCACCCCGTTCAACGGAACCCACGGATCTGCGTTGGTTGCGAGTAGAGGAATATTTCCAGGCGCGATCGCTTGCGGATAACACGCAGAAAGCCTATCGACGGGAATTGAAGCGGTTTTTAGCTTGGACTGATCGCGCCTGGTCAGATCTCACGCCTCGCCAGATTGCCCAGTTCAAAGCCTATTTGCAGGGGCAAAACCTTTCTCCCAACTCTATTAATCGAGCTTTGACGGCTCTAATGAGTTTCTTTGATTGGTTTCGAGCGGCTTACCCGGAGCAAATTGCCCATGATCCCACTACAGCCGTAGAGATGGAGCGGGTTCCTTTGCCCCCAGCCAGGGATTTATCAGAAATCGAGATAGCGGCGCTGTACCTGGCATTGGAGGAACGAGGGGAGACGGAGGTGCGCGATCGCGCATTACTAGCCGTACTAGGTCATGGACTGCGCGCGGAAGAGGTCGTGAATTTGAACGTAGCAGACTATGATGGCGTGCGGCTAGCCATCCGTGAAGCCAAGGATGACAGTACGGGCACGGTGCCGTTGAGCCGCCAAGCGCGAGAACAGTTGAATACGTATTTAGTGCAGCGTCGTTCTGAAGAAGGGGATTTGCTACCGGATGCTCCCTTGTTTCTGTCATGTGGGCGGAATCGGAGCGGCAATCGATTGGGGTATCAAGGTCTCTACTATGTAGTTAAGTCTTTGGGTAAGATTGCAGCAGAGCAGGCTCAATTGGCATTAGAGCAGCGGCAGAGAATTGAGCAAGGAGAGCTAGAACCTGATCCGCAGGATAGATGGGGACAGTTCAAGGAGGCAGAACTCAAACAAATCCTGACTTTGCTGAATGTTCATCCTCACCAGTTACGCCACACGTTTGCGACTGGCTTGCTTTTACGGGGGGTTGAAAGCCTTCATGCTCGAACACTGACCCGTCATAAATCAGAAGCCAGCTTCAAGCGATATGCCAAGCGAGCACTCGGTGCAGCGGCTGAACGAGCTTTTTATCAATCTATTGGGGAAGAACCTCCCCAAAATAGTGAGTTGAAATGA
- a CDS encoding AAA family ATPase, protein MSRIIALFNQAGGVGKTSLVNQLGYMIACCKRLDVKTKKRSKKKGDYYQVLVVDMDPQASLTIFMGLDPYELGKTIYHAILQDEPLPIHKGIYAQTQQEDGTPGVDLVPANLGLALAERELMSAVMSDFRLREALLPVQEQYDFILIDCPPSLGNLAYISLVAATHVLVPIQSQYKAFNGVQQLFDTIKLVRARPNRDLAIAGFVPTMYDQRNSHDERTLAAIQEQLSAVATVYSPIARSTIFADASEEHLPLALYDKKHPALKAMNQIIHGLELL, encoded by the coding sequence ATGAGTCGGATTATTGCTTTGTTTAATCAGGCTGGTGGGGTTGGCAAGACCTCTCTTGTCAATCAACTTGGCTACATGATTGCTTGTTGTAAGCGGTTGGATGTGAAGACGAAGAAACGGAGTAAGAAGAAAGGAGATTACTATCAAGTTCTTGTGGTGGATATGGACCCACAGGCTTCCCTCACGATATTTATGGGGCTTGATCCCTATGAATTAGGCAAAACGATCTATCACGCTATCTTGCAGGATGAGCCATTGCCCATTCATAAGGGAATTTATGCTCAGACGCAACAAGAAGATGGCACACCTGGGGTTGATTTAGTTCCTGCTAACTTGGGACTTGCTTTAGCAGAGCGTGAATTGATGTCAGCCGTGATGAGTGACTTTCGTTTGAGGGAGGCACTCTTGCCCGTTCAAGAGCAGTATGATTTTATTTTGATCGACTGTCCTCCAAGTTTGGGTAATTTGGCTTATATTTCGCTGGTTGCGGCAACTCATGTTTTGGTACCAATTCAATCTCAGTACAAGGCATTTAATGGGGTGCAACAGCTATTTGACACGATTAAACTGGTGCGGGCACGTCCAAACCGAGACCTTGCGATCGCCGGATTTGTACCAACCATGTACGATCAGCGAAATTCTCATGATGAGCGGACGTTGGCAGCGATCCAAGAACAGCTTTCAGCAGTGGCGACAGTTTATTCCCCGATCGCACGGTCTACAATCTTTGCAGATGCTTCAGAAGAACATCTGCCTCTAGCCCTGTATGACAAAAAACATCCTGCGCTTAAAGCGATGAATCAGATTATTCATGGACTTGAACTTCTATGA
- a CDS encoding ParB/RepB/Spo0J family partition protein: MTHSKASKKDKPYGGSIDLTRLFGSNTEELAPTKPNEPKNFLPIAQIHRKPEQVRRYFDPQKMEQLTDSVREYGILENLLVRSMPGKPGEYELIAGERRYRAAQGAGLTEIPATILELSDQQALQVTLVENLQREDLNPIEETEGILQLLAIRLELSVQETVSLLYRMQNESTRNLNHNVVVQEEEVVEEVFNALGRMSWQSFVKHRLPLRNLPEEVLEALQQGKIEYTKAQTIGRVKDEGQRQDLLQAAIAQDLSIRDIRDRIKQLTQLQNSTSQPSDYLKRFNNVSRLLKKTNAWEDQQKRDRLETLLKEIEDLVK; encoded by the coding sequence ATGACACATTCCAAAGCTTCTAAAAAGGATAAACCCTATGGGGGAAGCATTGATTTAACTAGGCTATTCGGTTCCAATACTGAAGAACTGGCTCCGACTAAGCCTAATGAACCCAAGAATTTTTTACCGATCGCTCAGATCCATCGCAAGCCTGAGCAGGTCAGACGCTACTTTGATCCTCAGAAGATGGAGCAGCTTACTGATTCTGTACGGGAGTATGGCATCTTAGAGAATCTGTTGGTTCGTTCGATGCCAGGAAAACCTGGAGAATATGAACTGATTGCGGGAGAACGTCGTTATAGAGCGGCTCAGGGAGCAGGTTTAACAGAGATCCCTGCTACTATTCTTGAGCTAAGTGACCAGCAAGCACTTCAAGTTACACTGGTCGAAAACTTGCAACGGGAGGATTTAAACCCAATTGAGGAGACGGAAGGGATCTTACAGCTACTAGCGATTCGGCTAGAGTTGTCTGTTCAAGAAACGGTGTCTCTTCTATATCGGATGCAGAATGAGTCAACCCGAAATTTGAACCACAACGTTGTGGTTCAGGAAGAAGAGGTTGTCGAAGAGGTATTTAATGCCCTTGGAAGAATGAGTTGGCAGTCGTTTGTGAAGCATCGCTTGCCTTTACGTAACCTGCCTGAAGAAGTACTTGAGGCGCTTCAGCAAGGAAAAATTGAGTATACGAAGGCGCAAACCATAGGACGGGTTAAGGATGAAGGGCAGCGTCAAGACCTGCTTCAAGCTGCGATCGCCCAAGACCTGTCGATCAGAGATATTCGCGATCGCATCAAACAGCTCACTCAATTGCAGAACTCTACTTCTCAGCCCTCGGATTACTTAAAGCGGTTTAATAATGTAAGTCGCCTGCTTAAGAAAACGAATGCTTGGGAGGATCAGCAGAAACGCGATCGCTTGGAAACTTTGCTAAAAGAAATAGAAGATTTGGTTAAGTGA
- a CDS encoding hybrid sensor histidine kinase/response regulator — MLSKPLNPTIRFASSGAKRILLVNAIPNIFRSMRSLLRKRGYQVDSAYSGVDALIQLEQSPPDLLLLDTATADIDGYEVTRRIRRNAELPFFPIMLVADHNHTSVIKGLALGANDVIRPTVKKGELFARIQSMLKLKHSIDEQVRINQQHEDFIASLTHDLRTPLIAADHMLHLLRRGTFGKTLPEMRDSLEQVVQSNQTLLEMVDTLLEIYQYEAGCKDLYFYKVDLWELSQSVVRELTPLAMTKGLALNLTLVGATDQTSLWVRGDRLELRRLLTNLVGNAIRYTDTGSIELRLQYMTRDSPENSSIILEVEDTGIGIAPEEQEFLFERFRQGNHQRRGNGLGLYHSRQIIEAHHGTIKVESEVGKGTLFVIQFDLFPE; from the coding sequence ATGCTCTCAAAACCTTTAAACCCAACCATCAGGTTTGCTTCATCTGGAGCAAAACGCATTCTGCTGGTGAATGCCATCCCTAATATCTTTCGTTCCATGCGATCGCTGCTCAGGAAACGGGGGTATCAGGTAGACAGCGCCTATAGCGGAGTAGACGCACTGATTCAGCTTGAACAGTCTCCACCTGACCTATTATTGCTGGATACAGCTACTGCTGATATAGACGGTTACGAAGTGACCCGACGAATTCGACGGAATGCTGAACTGCCCTTTTTCCCAATCATGTTGGTAGCAGATCATAATCATACCAGTGTGATTAAGGGCTTGGCCTTGGGTGCTAATGATGTCATTCGCCCTACGGTGAAAAAGGGAGAGCTATTTGCCAGAATTCAGTCGATGTTAAAACTGAAACACAGTATCGATGAGCAAGTCAGAATTAATCAACAGCATGAAGACTTCATCGCTAGCCTGACTCACGATCTACGAACCCCGCTTATTGCAGCAGATCATATGCTGCATTTACTACGTCGAGGTACTTTTGGTAAAACATTGCCCGAAATGCGGGATTCCTTAGAACAAGTTGTTCAGAGCAACCAAACTCTATTGGAAATGGTTGATACTCTGCTGGAAATCTATCAATATGAGGCAGGTTGTAAAGATCTTTACTTTTATAAGGTTGACCTCTGGGAATTAAGCCAAAGTGTTGTTAGAGAACTAACTCCTCTGGCTATGACTAAAGGCTTGGCGTTGAACCTAACCTTAGTAGGAGCCACTGACCAAACATCCTTGTGGGTGAGGGGCGATCGCCTGGAGCTTCGTCGCCTACTGACCAACTTGGTCGGTAATGCCATTCGCTACACTGACACTGGCTCAATAGAGCTTCGCCTGCAATACATGACCCGTGATTCTCCAGAAAATAGTTCTATCATCTTGGAAGTAGAAGATACAGGAATTGGTATCGCTCCAGAGGAGCAGGAGTTTCTGTTTGAGCGATTTAGACAGGGAAATCACCAGCGACGCGGGAATGGTCTGGGGCTTTATCATTCTCGTCAAATTATAGAAGCTCATCACGGGACTATCAAAGTTGAATCTGAAGTTGGTAAAGGAACTCTCTTTGTAATTCAGTTTGATTTGTTTCCGGAGTAA
- a CDS encoding response regulator: MGTMRIAIVEDHSLTRTGIRSSLNEQQDISVVGEAETGVAGLKLLQRTSPDLAIVDIGLPDMDGIEVVQRFRNALPPESDVSTRFIMLTSYTQERMVLAAFAAGADSYCVKNTKFELLLEAIRMTYEGQSWIDPAIARIVLKHARQSASPPSSTNEPQTVTINALDSEQATILESDPLTKKELEVLELMVQGYTNNQIAQQLYMSLGTAKVHIRSILNKLCASDRTQAAVLAMRAGLIE; encoded by the coding sequence GTGGGAACGATGCGAATTGCAATTGTCGAGGATCACAGCCTGACCCGAACTGGCATCCGCAGTTCCCTGAATGAGCAGCAGGATATTTCGGTGGTGGGAGAAGCTGAAACAGGGGTGGCAGGGCTGAAGCTGCTTCAGAGAACCAGTCCGGATCTGGCGATCGTGGATATCGGCTTGCCAGATATGGATGGGATAGAAGTTGTGCAACGGTTTCGGAATGCCCTCCCTCCAGAGTCAGATGTTTCAACCCGATTTATTATGTTAACTTCCTACACTCAGGAAAGAATGGTGCTGGCGGCTTTTGCAGCAGGGGCGGATTCTTACTGTGTCAAAAACACCAAATTTGAATTACTGCTGGAAGCTATCCGCATGACTTATGAGGGACAATCGTGGATTGATCCAGCGATCGCTCGTATTGTCCTCAAGCACGCTCGGCAATCTGCATCGCCACCATCAAGTACTAATGAACCTCAAACAGTGACCATCAATGCACTGGATTCGGAGCAAGCTACCATTCTGGAGTCTGATCCTCTAACGAAAAAAGAGTTGGAAGTGCTGGAATTGATGGTTCAGGGCTACACCAATAACCAAATTGCTCAGCAACTCTATATGAGCCTTGGCACGGCTAAAGTACATATCCGTAGTATCCTCAACAAGCTCTGTGCTAGCGATCGCACTCAAGCTGCTGTACTGGCAATGCGGGCAGGTTTGATCGAGTAA
- a CDS encoding ThiF family adenylyltransferase: protein MELNLDLANASPILTIDYTAIELWLVGCGGTGSWLAPSIVRLGRVLSSKGKKVKLYFVDPDHVEEANVLRQCFCDAEIGLNKAKTLALRYEIAWKMEVGAIAQSFDSNWVTPGYNTLALVAGCVDNARARQSIAQILENNNHQIVPHTWYLDCGNSRRSGQVLLGSQLSTKPDDYQFNTLGCFRLPAPTVQHPDLLIPQPEEMEDNNLSCEQLALLNSQSLSINQRVAAEAFDYLLQLTTGKLRRFATYFDLESGSGRSLYTTQASVIQAIH from the coding sequence ATGGAACTAAATCTTGATCTGGCAAACGCCTCTCCTATTCTGACGATTGACTATACCGCGATCGAACTTTGGCTAGTGGGATGTGGCGGAACAGGTTCTTGGCTAGCTCCATCCATTGTTCGTTTGGGTAGAGTTCTGTCCAGTAAAGGGAAGAAGGTCAAACTCTACTTCGTTGACCCAGACCACGTTGAAGAAGCCAATGTATTACGCCAGTGTTTCTGTGATGCAGAGATCGGGTTGAACAAAGCCAAAACATTGGCACTCCGCTATGAGATCGCCTGGAAAATGGAAGTAGGCGCGATCGCTCAATCCTTCGATTCAAATTGGGTTACTCCTGGCTACAACACCCTTGCCCTGGTTGCTGGATGTGTTGATAATGCTAGAGCCAGACAATCGATCGCCCAAATATTGGAAAATAATAATCACCAAATCGTCCCTCACACATGGTATCTGGACTGTGGCAATTCCCGCCGGAGTGGACAGGTTTTATTAGGCTCCCAACTTTCCACTAAACCCGACGATTATCAGTTCAACACATTGGGATGCTTTCGGCTACCTGCTCCAACCGTTCAGCATCCTGATCTACTAATTCCACAGCCAGAAGAAATGGAGGACAATAACCTATCCTGCGAACAGCTTGCTCTGCTGAACAGCCAATCCCTCAGCATTAATCAGCGTGTCGCGGCTGAAGCATTTGACTATTTACTACAACTAACCACTGGCAAGCTACGACGGTTCGCCACCTATTTTGATCTAGAAAGTGGGAGTGGGCGATCGCTCTACACTACCCAAGCCAGTGTCATTCAAGCAATCCATTAA
- a CDS encoding Mov34/MPN/PAD-1 family protein: MNKTTNPLIGYVTAADSLPISGSALTYILAGNGVFASAARPGIKVLMPVCLSDQRIKGLPHLTPHLTITPRIPKELLLEVWRSSCNACAESNAEILFHFHKQDTEWKLQTPEQTQNTTSCQPTESGSYSSHYHAVVEVHSHASMPAFFSSTDNADETGFRIYGVLGRVNTTKPEIQMRVGLFQHCWNIPAKTVFDIESDFFMTETSVMSECQFYSTELPPANVLENLWN; this comes from the coding sequence ATGAACAAAACCACTAACCCGCTGATTGGCTATGTAACTGCGGCTGATTCGCTCCCTATCTCAGGCAGCGCTCTCACCTACATTCTGGCTGGTAATGGTGTTTTTGCCAGTGCCGCTCGTCCCGGCATCAAAGTTCTCATGCCTGTCTGTCTGAGCGACCAGCGGATCAAAGGGCTACCTCACCTGACTCCTCACCTCACCATCACACCCCGAATTCCCAAAGAACTTTTGCTAGAAGTGTGGCGATCGAGTTGTAATGCCTGCGCTGAATCCAATGCAGAAATATTATTTCATTTCCACAAACAAGACACTGAATGGAAATTACAAACACCGGAGCAAACCCAAAACACAACCAGTTGTCAACCTACAGAATCAGGCAGTTACTCTTCTCATTATCACGCTGTCGTAGAGGTCCATTCTCATGCATCCATGCCTGCATTCTTCTCCAGCACAGATAATGCAGACGAAACAGGCTTCCGAATCTATGGCGTACTGGGTCGGGTGAATACAACCAAACCAGAAATTCAAATGCGCGTCGGGCTATTTCAGCATTGCTGGAATATTCCAGCAAAAACCGTATTTGATATTGAGTCTGACTTCTTCATGACTGAAACATCAGTCATGTCTGAATGTCAGTTCTACAGCACAGAATTGCCACCTGCAAATGTGTTGGAGAACTTATGGAACTAA
- a CDS encoding siphovirus Gp157 family protein, whose product MSFPLAQQSLTGLSQAAAELWDLLTHSQTAEEEAELLAAIWETQEAQEDAIDLHAELAFQLDAEIAGIKQRLEHLKAVHQEALDRLERWRQALDQSILEQNVAGGLPDEVVGHSLRITIRENPPSCELLVDAEELPDEFRKKKTTYSADKKAIIAAWKKGIPVDGTHIERRRRVIYSLTATAIQDFKNSLLAEQ is encoded by the coding sequence ATGTCCTTCCCTCTCGCTCAACAATCCTTGACGGGACTCTCTCAAGCAGCAGCGGAACTCTGGGATCTGCTGACTCACTCTCAAACAGCCGAGGAAGAAGCCGAACTTCTTGCTGCAATTTGGGAAACCCAGGAAGCTCAAGAAGATGCGATCGATCTTCACGCTGAACTCGCATTTCAACTTGATGCCGAGATTGCAGGGATCAAACAGCGGTTGGAACACCTGAAAGCAGTGCATCAAGAGGCACTCGATCGCTTGGAACGATGGCGACAGGCTCTCGATCAGAGCATTCTGGAGCAAAACGTAGCGGGAGGGCTACCCGATGAAGTTGTCGGTCATTCACTCCGAATTACGATTCGTGAAAACCCTCCCAGTTGCGAGCTGCTAGTGGATGCCGAGGAATTACCGGATGAGTTTCGCAAAAAGAAAACCACTTACTCGGCAGACAAGAAAGCGATCATCGCTGCCTGGAAGAAAGGAATTCCGGTTGATGGCACTCACATTGAACGCAGACGGCGCGTCATTTACTCACTGACCGCCACTGCGATTCAAGATTTCAAAAACTCACTGTTGGCAGAGCAGTAA